In Esox lucius isolate fEsoLuc1 chromosome 6, fEsoLuc1.pri, whole genome shotgun sequence, the following proteins share a genomic window:
- the si:ch211-195b21.5 gene encoding zinc finger protein 318 isoform X1, with the protein MFRGFIQPGELPRGPPPFGHPHHVPPPVPRYGGTFGAPPDVPTHTHLPTGSCRPFLPQGLGSEYLQRPIREQYINPPHCSNFSIDRSTVISLGSQQILPPDTQHLQMPQWSVNPLEPRHKDESENLTAGEEFLRCLAANKPIPDFLKGVHLSATGKAGVSEDRGYERQRLRSNSRSPAKESRGRSKSRAKSLVRSKSRARSKSCPRSRSRTRGKSRAISKSRARSKSRARSKSRPRSRSRSPGKSQARSKTKARSRSRSRGKSQTRSKCRARSRSRSHGKSQRRPDHHSEHRDKRSPSRSCSGSSISSHASASVHNDLLQGLKRVMNSKQLEDSMPSIKNAILTIQANNFNRELQNRREVQGNSLPVGPLSAGRQEFFQVPDEPNSNSLQEVCQMNQEDTDSNLLPHERVGSDFSWLQGTRDVSPVKKPMEVEDEEDFLYGNEDNQAKQSSNTQHFAQSITQQSSAENPSAGVPFYQSNNLFGNHGETNELKMLPQLVQSSIRPEQRLQPGPSPAPTAKECEKIKNMLKNIGLNMGTTEISNMMVKLQQKKEGVMPEQKNEETQPALAPPIVLVSQEPKIDSPGVGAAPIRQALESLQSIIKAKREKKAESNPNDGNHSQRNSDKQKNKDDKESQKSKQDHMKRKETLLRELAELLKQDGSAFLIPVIGFYCQRCEEFFGDLSTAECHSAAHRRNEPSMQKHGDRRPGDRRPGEDRKHPRPHQSRHPLPSDWRDQQDPRDLRHLEYHRDVRHPDLKRQQDECPKGYRNDREKMYVKEEQPESPRFTNVLGHTPPGLHKGRGRAEEGRVEKGYGAAFSAPASGTHGRVKLEEVETRIKPIGGVCDEMDKDEDNRESSSGSDEEKGKSPKGHKKKKKKEKKKKKKKEKDGKKKKEKDEKKKDKDDKTS; encoded by the exons ATGTTTCGTGGTTTTATCCAACCGGGAGAACTTCCTCGAGGCCCTCCTCCGTTTGGACATCCACACCATGTACCTCCACCCGTTCCCCGCTATGGAGGAACCTTCGGTGCTCCTCCTGATGTTCCAACGCATACACACCTACCTACTGGATCTTGTCGTCCATTCTTACCTCAAGGTTTGGGTAGTGAATATCTCCAAAGGCCCATAAGGGAGCAGTATATTAAT CCTCCACACTGCAGCAACTTCTCCATTGACCGCAGTACAGTGATCAGTCTCGGCAGTCAACAGATACTACCACCAGACACACAGCATCTTCAGATGCCACAGTGGTCCGTCAATCCTTTAGAACCACGTCATAAAGATGAGAG TGAGAACTTGACGGCAGGAGAAGAATTTCTTAGATGTCTTGCAGCCAATAAGCCAATTCCTGACTTCCTAAAAGGAGTTCACCTGTCggccacagggaaagcaggtgtGTCAGAAGACAGGGGTTATGAAAGGCAGAGACTTCGGAGCAATTCTCGCAGTCCAGCAAAGGAAAGTAGGGGTAGAAGTAAGAGCAGAGCAAAGAGCCTGGTGAGAAGCAAGAGCCGGGCGAGAAGCAAGAGCTGTCCACGCAGCAGAAGTCGCACACGAGGTAAAAGCCGTGCAATTAGCAAAAGCCGTGCGAGAAGCAAAAGCCGTGCGAGAAGCAAAAGCCGACCACGGAGCAGGAGTCGCAGTCCTGGAAAGAGCCAGGCTAGAAGCAAGACCAAGGCTCGCAGTCGGAGCCGAAGTCGAGGTAAAAGTCAGACCAGGAGCAAATGCAGAGCAAGGAGCAGGAGTCGCAGCCATGGAAAGAGTCAGAGACGACCGGACCATCACTCAGAACACAGGGACAAAAGGAGCCCCAGTCGAAGCTGTAGTGGCAGCAGCATCAGTAGTCATGCCTCTGCCTCCGTACACAATGACCTGCTGCAGGGCCTTAAGCGGGTCATGAACAGCAAGCAGCTTGAGGACAGTATGCCTTCCATCAAGAATGCCATTCTCACAATCCAG GCCAATAACTTTAACAGAGAACTCCAGAACCGCAGAGAAGTCCAGGGCAACAGTCTTCCTGTAGGGCCCTTATCGGCCGGCCGACAGGAATTTTTTCAAGTCCCAGATGAGCCAAACTCAAACAGTCTGCAGGAAGTCTGTCAAATGAACCAGGAGGACACTGACAGCAATCTCCTCCCCCACGAGAGAGTTGGCAGTGACTTCTCCTGGCTGCAGGGCACCAGGGACGTCTCACCTGTTAAGAAGCCAATGGAGgttgaggatgaggaggactTCCTCTATGGGAATGAGGATAACCAGGCAAAGCAAAGCTCCAATACCCAGCATTTTGCTCAGTCAATTACCCAGCAAAGTTCTGCAGAGAACCCCTCAGCAGGTGTTCCTTTTTATCAAAGCAATAATCTGTTTGGGAACCATGGGGAAACAAATGAACTCAAGATGCTTCCTCAACTGGTCCAGTCCAGTATTAGGCCTGAGCAGAGGTTACAGCCTGGTCCATCTCCTGCTCCCACCGCAAAGGAATGTGAGAAGATCAAGAACATGTTGAAGAACATCGGGCTTAACATGGGCACAACGGAGATCAGCAATATGATGGTCAAGCTGCAGCAAAAGAAGGAGGGGGTGATGCCAGAGCAGAAGAATGAGGAGACGCAGCCTGCACTAGCACCTCCTATTGTACTTGTGTCACAGGAGCCAAAAATTGACTCGCCAGGAGTTGGAGCAGCACCAATCCGACAAGCACTAGAGTCATTACAGTCCATTATTAAAG CGAAAAGGGAGAAAAAGGCAGAGAGTAATCCAAATGATGGCAACCATTCCCAGAGGAATTCAGACAAACAAAAG AACAAAGATGACAAGGAGAGTCAAAAGTCAAAACAGGACCatatgaaaagaaaagagacTCTTTTGAGGGAACTAGCGGAATTGCTAAAGCAGGATG GGTCTGCCTTTCTAATTCCGGTCATTGGGTTCTACTGCCAGAGGTGTGAGGAGTTCTTTGGAGACCTGAGCACTGCTGAGTGCCACTCGGCAGCTCACAGGCGGAATGAGCCTAGCATG CAGAAGCATGGAGACAGGAGGCCTGGAGACAGGAGGCCTGGAGAGGACAGAAAACACCCTAGACCGCATCAAAGCAGACACCCCCTGCCCTCGGATTGGAGAGACCAGCAAGACCCAAGAGATCTGAGGCACCTTGAGTACCATAGGGATGTTAGGCACCCTGACCTGAAACGACAACAGGATGAGTGCCCCAAGGGCTACAGGAACGACAGGGAGAAGATGTATGTGAAAGAGGAACAACCTGAAAGCCCCAGGTTTACGAATGTCCTCGGGCACACCCCACCAGGACTACATAAGGGCAGGGGGCGAGCggaggaggggagggtggaGAAGGGTTACGGTGCTGCGTTCTCTGCCCCTGCAAGTGGAACACATGGCAGGGTCAagttggaggaggtggagaccaGGATAAAGCCCATTGGTGGAGTATGTGACGAAATGGACAAAGATGAAGATAACAGAGAGAGCAGTTCCGGCAGTGATGAAGAGAAAGGCAAATCTCCTAAAGGCCacaaaaagaagaagaagaaagagaaaaagaaaaagaagaagaaggaaaaggatggaaaaaagaaaaaagaaaaagatgagaaaaaaaaagataaggATGACAAAACATCTTAG
- the si:ch211-195b21.5 gene encoding zinc finger protein 318 isoform X2, which yields MFRGFIQPGELPRGPPPFGHPHHVPPPVPRYGGTFGAPPDVPTHTHLPTGSCRPFLPQGLGSEYLQRPIREQYINPPHCSNFSIDRSTVISLGSQQILPPDTQHLQMPQWSVNPLEPRHKDESENLTAGEEFLRCLAANKPIPDFLKGVHLSATGKAGVSEDRGYERQRLRSNSRSPAKESRGRSKSRAKSLVRSKSRARSKSCPRSRSRTRGKSRAISKSRARSKSRARSKSRPRSRSRSPGKSQARSKTKARSRSRSRGKSQTRSKCRARSRSRSHGKSQRRPDHHSEHRDKRSPSRSCSGSSISSHASASVHNDLLQGLKRVMNSKQLEDSMPSIKNAILTIQANNFNRELQNRREVQGNSLPVGPLSAGRQEFFQVPDEPNSNSLQEVCQMNQEDTDSNLLPHERVGSDFSWLQGTRDVSPVKKPMEVEDEEDFLYGNEDNQAKQSSNTQHFAQSITQQSSAENPSAGVPFYQSNNLFGNHGETNELKMLPQLVQSSIRPEQRLQPGPSPAPTAKECEKIKNMLKNIGLNMGTTEISNMMVKLQQKKEGVMPEQKNEETQPALAPPIVLVSQEPKIDSPGVGAAPIRQALESLQSIIKAKREKKAESNPNDGNHSQRNSDKQKNKDDKESQKSKQDHMKRKETLLRELAELLKQDGSAFLIPVIGFYCQRCEEFFGDLSTAECHSAAHRRNEPSMKHGDRRPGDRRPGEDRKHPRPHQSRHPLPSDWRDQQDPRDLRHLEYHRDVRHPDLKRQQDECPKGYRNDREKMYVKEEQPESPRFTNVLGHTPPGLHKGRGRAEEGRVEKGYGAAFSAPASGTHGRVKLEEVETRIKPIGGVCDEMDKDEDNRESSSGSDEEKGKSPKGHKKKKKKEKKKKKKKEKDGKKKKEKDEKKKDKDDKTS from the exons ATGTTTCGTGGTTTTATCCAACCGGGAGAACTTCCTCGAGGCCCTCCTCCGTTTGGACATCCACACCATGTACCTCCACCCGTTCCCCGCTATGGAGGAACCTTCGGTGCTCCTCCTGATGTTCCAACGCATACACACCTACCTACTGGATCTTGTCGTCCATTCTTACCTCAAGGTTTGGGTAGTGAATATCTCCAAAGGCCCATAAGGGAGCAGTATATTAAT CCTCCACACTGCAGCAACTTCTCCATTGACCGCAGTACAGTGATCAGTCTCGGCAGTCAACAGATACTACCACCAGACACACAGCATCTTCAGATGCCACAGTGGTCCGTCAATCCTTTAGAACCACGTCATAAAGATGAGAG TGAGAACTTGACGGCAGGAGAAGAATTTCTTAGATGTCTTGCAGCCAATAAGCCAATTCCTGACTTCCTAAAAGGAGTTCACCTGTCggccacagggaaagcaggtgtGTCAGAAGACAGGGGTTATGAAAGGCAGAGACTTCGGAGCAATTCTCGCAGTCCAGCAAAGGAAAGTAGGGGTAGAAGTAAGAGCAGAGCAAAGAGCCTGGTGAGAAGCAAGAGCCGGGCGAGAAGCAAGAGCTGTCCACGCAGCAGAAGTCGCACACGAGGTAAAAGCCGTGCAATTAGCAAAAGCCGTGCGAGAAGCAAAAGCCGTGCGAGAAGCAAAAGCCGACCACGGAGCAGGAGTCGCAGTCCTGGAAAGAGCCAGGCTAGAAGCAAGACCAAGGCTCGCAGTCGGAGCCGAAGTCGAGGTAAAAGTCAGACCAGGAGCAAATGCAGAGCAAGGAGCAGGAGTCGCAGCCATGGAAAGAGTCAGAGACGACCGGACCATCACTCAGAACACAGGGACAAAAGGAGCCCCAGTCGAAGCTGTAGTGGCAGCAGCATCAGTAGTCATGCCTCTGCCTCCGTACACAATGACCTGCTGCAGGGCCTTAAGCGGGTCATGAACAGCAAGCAGCTTGAGGACAGTATGCCTTCCATCAAGAATGCCATTCTCACAATCCAG GCCAATAACTTTAACAGAGAACTCCAGAACCGCAGAGAAGTCCAGGGCAACAGTCTTCCTGTAGGGCCCTTATCGGCCGGCCGACAGGAATTTTTTCAAGTCCCAGATGAGCCAAACTCAAACAGTCTGCAGGAAGTCTGTCAAATGAACCAGGAGGACACTGACAGCAATCTCCTCCCCCACGAGAGAGTTGGCAGTGACTTCTCCTGGCTGCAGGGCACCAGGGACGTCTCACCTGTTAAGAAGCCAATGGAGgttgaggatgaggaggactTCCTCTATGGGAATGAGGATAACCAGGCAAAGCAAAGCTCCAATACCCAGCATTTTGCTCAGTCAATTACCCAGCAAAGTTCTGCAGAGAACCCCTCAGCAGGTGTTCCTTTTTATCAAAGCAATAATCTGTTTGGGAACCATGGGGAAACAAATGAACTCAAGATGCTTCCTCAACTGGTCCAGTCCAGTATTAGGCCTGAGCAGAGGTTACAGCCTGGTCCATCTCCTGCTCCCACCGCAAAGGAATGTGAGAAGATCAAGAACATGTTGAAGAACATCGGGCTTAACATGGGCACAACGGAGATCAGCAATATGATGGTCAAGCTGCAGCAAAAGAAGGAGGGGGTGATGCCAGAGCAGAAGAATGAGGAGACGCAGCCTGCACTAGCACCTCCTATTGTACTTGTGTCACAGGAGCCAAAAATTGACTCGCCAGGAGTTGGAGCAGCACCAATCCGACAAGCACTAGAGTCATTACAGTCCATTATTAAAG CGAAAAGGGAGAAAAAGGCAGAGAGTAATCCAAATGATGGCAACCATTCCCAGAGGAATTCAGACAAACAAAAG AACAAAGATGACAAGGAGAGTCAAAAGTCAAAACAGGACCatatgaaaagaaaagagacTCTTTTGAGGGAACTAGCGGAATTGCTAAAGCAGGATG GGTCTGCCTTTCTAATTCCGGTCATTGGGTTCTACTGCCAGAGGTGTGAGGAGTTCTTTGGAGACCTGAGCACTGCTGAGTGCCACTCGGCAGCTCACAGGCGGAATGAGCCTAGCATG AAGCATGGAGACAGGAGGCCTGGAGACAGGAGGCCTGGAGAGGACAGAAAACACCCTAGACCGCATCAAAGCAGACACCCCCTGCCCTCGGATTGGAGAGACCAGCAAGACCCAAGAGATCTGAGGCACCTTGAGTACCATAGGGATGTTAGGCACCCTGACCTGAAACGACAACAGGATGAGTGCCCCAAGGGCTACAGGAACGACAGGGAGAAGATGTATGTGAAAGAGGAACAACCTGAAAGCCCCAGGTTTACGAATGTCCTCGGGCACACCCCACCAGGACTACATAAGGGCAGGGGGCGAGCggaggaggggagggtggaGAAGGGTTACGGTGCTGCGTTCTCTGCCCCTGCAAGTGGAACACATGGCAGGGTCAagttggaggaggtggagaccaGGATAAAGCCCATTGGTGGAGTATGTGACGAAATGGACAAAGATGAAGATAACAGAGAGAGCAGTTCCGGCAGTGATGAAGAGAAAGGCAAATCTCCTAAAGGCCacaaaaagaagaagaagaaagagaaaaagaaaaagaagaagaaggaaaaggatggaaaaaagaaaaaagaaaaagatgagaaaaaaaaagataaggATGACAAAACATCTTAG
- the fam98a gene encoding protein FAM98A has product METDIIDSLEDLGYQGPLLEDGALEAAVNGGAAAPEFTKLCAWIVSELKLYCQLEENVNATNCPSEADGFQMEMSGLMSELACPYSVLTTGDVTQRLLCKKNCLLLITFLISELEASRMILVNKPQKAAQEAGGSVEFMELKGICMSLGMSKPPANITMFQFFTGIEKKLKEALAKVPSTHVGGPLMKKPLGPVHFEKIEAINQALVNEYEVRRKMLLKRLDVTVQSFGWSDKAKKHSEKLANVYPPLRSALATKSKVSVAHLFAAREDLSKIIRTSSGRIRERTACAINKVLMGRVPDRGGRPTEIEAPPPEMPTWQKRQDGPQGGGQYGGGGRGGGRGGFDQQSQGGRGGYERGGGYGRGGGGKVQGGWSEGGGGYQGHYQERGSQGGGGRGGHGGGNYQGGFQSPGYSAGGHQGGVGGGGYQSDNHYQDGGRPQDRGGRGGRGGRGRGDGRGRGDSRGRGQGGGWGGRGAQHFNQGGQFEQFFQQGGQQYNQAGFSQGSRHYTS; this is encoded by the exons ATGGAAACTGATATAATTGACTCACTGGAAGATTTGGG GTACCAAGGCCCTCTGTTGGAGGATGGCGCCCTGGAAGCTGCAGTGAACGGGGGAGCAGCAGCACCCGAGTTCACCAAGCTGTGTGCCTGGATCGTCTCTGAGCTAAAGCTGTACTGTCAGCTGGAGGAGAATGTTAACGCCACCAACT GTCCCAGTGAGGCTGATGGTTTCCAGATGGAGATGAGTGGTCTTATGTCAGAACTGGCCTGTCCTTACAGTGTCCTCACCACTGGGGATGTCACTCAACGGCTCCTCTGCAAAAAAAACTGCCTACTGCTCATCA cctTTCTGATCTCTGAGCTGGAGGCCTCCAGGATGATCTTGGTAAACAAGCCTCAGAAGGCTGCCCAGGAAGCGGGGGGTAGTGTTGAGTTCATGGAGCTGAAGGGGATCTGTATGTCCTTGGGCATGTCCAAACCTCCCGCCAACATCACCATGTTCCAATTCTTCACTGGAATTGAGAAGAAG cTGAAAGAAGCTCTAGCCAAAGTGCCATCAACTCATGTTGGGGGTCCTTTGATGAAGAAGCCGCTTGGACCAGTTCACTTT GAAAAAATTGAAGCCATCAATCAAGCACTTGTGAATGAATATGAAGTCCGAAGGAAGATGTTGCTGAAACGTCTTGATGTGACAGTTCAGTCCTTTGGTTGGTCTGACAAAGCTAAG AAACACTCAGAGAAGCTGGCCAACGTATACCCACCCCTGCGTTCAGCTCTTGCCACAAAGAGCAAAGTATCGGTGGCCCACCTCTTTGCTGCACGGGAGGACCTCTCTAAGATAATACGCACAAGTAGTGGCAGGATTAGGGAGAGGACTGCTTGTGCCATTAACAAG GTTCTGATGGGACGCGTACCAGACAGGGGTGGGCGACCCACTGAGATCGAGGCTCCCCCACCGGAAATGCCCACCTGGCAGAAGAGGCAGGATGGTCCTCAGGGAGGGGGACAGTATGGAGGGGGTGGACGAGGGGGAGGCAGGGGTGGCTTTGACCAGCAATCTCAGGGGGGCAGAGGAGGTTATGAGCGAGGAGGGGGTTATGGGAGGGGTGGTGGGGGCAAGGTGCAGGGAGGCTGGTCAGAGGGGGGTGGAGGTTATCAGGGTCATTACCAAGAACGAGGAAGccaagggggtggggggagaggaggtcaTGGTGGTGGAAACTATCAAGGAGGCTTCCAGAGCCCCGGTTACTCTGCAGGAGGACATCAGGGTGGAGTAGGAGGAGGTGGCTATCAGTCAGATAACCATTATCAAGATGGTGGTCGCCCCCAGGACCGGGGTGGCCGTGGGGGCCGTGGGGGTAGGGGAAGAGGCGATGGTAGAGGAAGAGGTGATagtagaggaagaggacaggGGGGAGGCTGGGGAGGGCGAGGCGCTCAACATTTTAACCAAGGAGGACAGTTTGAACAGTTCTTCCAGCAAGGTGGTCAGCAGTACAATCAGGCTGGCTTTAGTCAAGGGAGCAGGCACTACACTAGTTGA
- the nvl gene encoding nuclear valosin-containing protein-like, translating into MKNRGGMGGVDNRLKQRVEQYLSNHSGQFVDIMSMAQDLQKLYRMEYGRRNKTAFRIQVEKVHGLICDESGLTDLENKHLAKRARHNQKDAGEGFSNSEDTTDSDEDLSEQPPINLMNSSLMSLYKKGNPESGDSPRRDQSVSDSPAQAQSTPLSTATKVSTGGWFIDRGRGPEKDSILIDLCQEEAATPANNNRSDVSMLEPERKNTKAKLRKSKRQKAGASKGDGDDIEASIMNKKARTKSVELQYSTLKFEDVGGNEDTLTEVCKLLIHMRHPEVYEQLGVVPPRGFLLHGPPGCGKTLLAQAVAGEMELPMLKVSAPELVSGVSGESEQKLRELFEQAVTNSPCILFIDEIDAITPKREVASKDMERRIVAQLLTCMDDLNSLAVTTQVLVIGATNRPDSLDPALRRAGRFDKEICLGIPDEAARLRILKTLCRKLKLPEDFDYRQLARLTPGYVGADLMALCREAAMSAVNRVLLEMQPQNQLPVVEGKEESQGPQGTRPLPKAQDGATERQASADPESEEMDLSHVPQGEEQRPQATEASFQGELCRLLSLLKSSESLSAEQLAGLCILMSDFQGSLASVQPSAKREGFATVPDVTWEDVGALQDIREELTMAILAPVRSPEQFKALGLSAPAGVLLAGPPGCGKTLLAKAVANESGLNFISVKGPELLNMYVGESERAVRQVFQRGQNSAPCVIFFDEIDALCPRRSGHESGASVRVVNQLLTEMDGLETRRQVFIMAATNRPDIIDPAVLRPGRLDKTLYVGLPPPSDRHAILLTITKGGSRPHLEEDVSLEEIAHDERSDCFTGADLSALVREASVNALRAYLLTQPNPTYSGHHYSSGPVAKIRVSKKNFEDAFKKVRPSVSKKDQRMYEQLKESLTG; encoded by the exons ATGAAGAACAGAGGTGGCATGGGCGGAGTGGACAACCGACTTAAACAGAGAGTTGAGCAG TATTTAAGTAACCACAGCGGACAGTTTGTTGACATTATGTCAATGGCACAAGATCTTCAGAAACTCTACAG AATGGAGTATGGCAGACGAAACAAGACTGCATTTAGGATTCAGGTGGAAAAAG TTCATGGATTGATATGCGATGAATCTGGATTGACAGATCTGGAGAACAAACACTTGGCCAAGAGAGCCAGACACAATCAGAAGGATGCTGg TGAAGGTTTCAGTAACTCTGAAGACACAACTGATAGTGATGAGGACCTTTCTGAACAACCG CCCATCAACCTCATGAATAGCTCCTTGATGTCCCTGTACAAGAAGGGGAACCCAGAGAGTGGGGACTCTCCCAGGAGAGATCAGTCTGTATCGGACAGCCCTGCTCAAGCTCAGTCCACGCCACTTAGCACGGCAACCAAGGTGTCTACAGGGGGGTGGTTTATTGACCGGGGCAGGGGCCCAGAGAAGGACAGCATCCTCATTGACCTTTGCCAAGAGGAGGCAGCTACTCCTGCAAACAAT AATCGATCAGATGTTTCGATGCTCGAACCTGAGAGAAAAAACACGAAAGCGAAATTGAGGAAATCTAAACGCCAGAAAGCGGGAGCATCAAAGGGCGATGGTGATGACATTGAAGCCAGTATCATGAACAAGAAAG CGCGCACCAAGTCTGTTGAGTTACAGTATTCTACATTGAAGTTTGAAGATGTTGGAGGCAATGAGGACACCCTGACG GAGGTGTGTAAGCTGCTCATCCATATGAGGCACCCAGAGGTGTATGAGCAGCTGGGCGTGGTCCCCCCCAGGGGGTTTCTGCTCCATGGCCCCCCTGGCTGTGGGAAAACTCTGCTGGCCCAGGCTGTAGCTGGG GAGATGGAGTTACCCATGTTGAAGGTTTCTGCGCCAGAGCTGGTGTCTGGGGTGTCGGGGGAGTCTGAACAGAAGCTGAGAGAGCTGTTTGAGCAGGCTGTG ACCAACTCCCCCTGCATTTTGTTCATTGACGAGATTGATGCCATCACCCCTAAGAGAGAGGTAGCCTCAAAGGACATGGAGAGACGGATTGTTGCTCAGTTGCTCACTTGCATGGACG acctgaactcttTAGCGGTCACAACCCAGGTACTGGTCATTGGTGCCACTAACCGGCCAGACTCTCTAGACCCAGCCCTACGCCGTGCAGGACGCTTTGACAAAGAAATCTGTCTTGGGATTCCTGATGAAGCAGCTCGCCTCCG AATTCTAAAGACACTGTGTCGGAAACTGAAGCTCCCTGAAGACTTTGACTACCGGCAGCTGGCACGTCTCACCCCCGGCTACGTCGGAGCGGACCTGATGGCACTGTGCCGCGAGGCTGCCATGAGCGCCGTCAACCGGGTCCTGCTGGAGATGCAACCCCAGAACCAGCTCCCCGTGGTGGAGGGGAAAGAAGAGTCCCAGGGGCCTCAGGGCACAAGACCTCTCCCGAAGGCCCAGGATGGAGCGACGGAACGCCAGGCCTCGGCAGACCCTGAGAGCGAGGAGATGGACCTCAGCCATGTGCCACAGGGAGAAGAGCAGCGGCCCCAGGCAACGGAGGCATCGTTCCAG GGGGAGCTGTGTCGCTTGCTCTCTCTGCTGAAGAGCAGTGAGTCCCTCTCTGCAGAGCAGCTGGCCGGCCTGTGCATCCTCATGTCCGACTTCCAGGGTTCCCTGGCCAGTGTTCAGCCGTCTGCCAAGCGTGAAGGCTTCGCCACAGTGCCAGACGTCACCTGGGAGGATGTGGGGGCCTTGCAGGACATCCGGGAGGAGCTCACCATGGCCATCCTG GCTCCGGTGCGTTCTCCTGAACAGTTTAAAGCCCTGGGTCTCAGTGCTCCTGCAGGTGTATTGCTTGCTGGGCCCCCAGGCTGTGGAAAGACTTTACTAGCCAAG GCTGTTGCCAATGAGTCAGGACTTAACTTCATCTCTGTCAAGGGACCAGAGTTGCTGAACATG TATGTGGGAGAGAGTGAGCGGGCCGTGCGACAGGTGTTCCAGAGAGGGCAGAACTCCGCCCCCTGTGTTATCTTTTTCGACGAAATCGATGCGTTGTGCCCCCGACGCTCCGGGCATGAG TCTGGAGCTAGTGTCCGTGTGGTCAATCAGCTGCTTACCGAGATGGACGGGCTGGAGACTCGGAGGCAAGTCTTCATCATGGCTGCTACCAATCGACCAG ATATCATTGATCCTGCTGTGCTGAGGCCCGGTCGTCTGGACAAGACTTTATATGTGGGCCTCCCGCCTCCATCAGACCGACACGCCATTTTACTCACCATCACCAAG GGCGGAAGCAGGCCTCATCTAGAGGAGGATGTGAGTCTGGAGGAGATCGCGCACGACGAACGCAGTGACTGCTTCAC TGGGGCAGACCTGTCTGCGTTGGTGAGGGAAGCCTCTGTCAACGCTCTGAGAGCCTACCTCCTGACCCAACCCAACCCGACCTACTCAG GTCACCACTACTCCAGTGGCCCTGTGGCCAAAATCCGGGTCAGCAAGAAGAATTTTGAGGATGCTTTTAAGAAAGTACGGCCGTCTGTTTCTAAAAAG